The genomic region ACCAAATTATTACCGCGCACCGGGGTGCCCACGCATGCGCCACTAACCTTAGTCAAGCCCCTGCCATGGGTCAGTGGTGGAGGACCAAGTCTCGTGCTGAGCCCGTGTCTATACGTGTATACAGGGGAGTGCCGAATGCCCCCTCGGTGAGGGTCGACTTCTGGCAAGCCTAACAGTACTTAGTGAGCCCCTGTTGTATACGGACCTGTAGCAAGCGCCTGCTCACAGCCAGCGTTTATCAGGCCCGTGCCCGGTACCTTTCACCTTCCAGACCTGCGATGGCCAGCGGTTGTGCTGAGAGCCGGGTCTCGGCCACCTGCCTGGGGCCAGCACAGCCCTGCAAATGCACGGGGACCTGGTGCTGGTCGCTGCCGCTGTGCTTTCTCCAGCGCCTGGTGCGCGCCGGCCAACCGCTCGACCCGGGAGGGGCCGGCCCCAGCCCAAGCGCTGCGCCCACCGTGGCGGGAGGCATTCCCAAGTGTCCGGCCCCGCTACTAACGGAGCGCTTGCTGTGCCCGGTCTTTACGGGACACCTACCCGGTACCGGCGTTGGTGAACTACAGCCACCCTTCCCTGCCACGCGACAGCTTTACGGCCACCTGCACAGCCCAGTGCCGCTCCCAGGGGTCCCCCTTGCTCACAGCCCTCCTGCACTGGGACCCCCCCGGGAATTAGCAGCACCAGGACAGAGCCGGGGCCTTGCTGAGTGCCGTCTGTGGGGCGCCCGCAGTGTTTTGGTCTGCTGGGAGTGAACGGAGCTGGGAAAACCTCCACATTCCGCATGGTGACTGGGGACACGCTGCCCAGCGGTGGGGAGGCCACACTGGCAGGCCACAGGTGAGGGggcttgggtggggtgggggtggccccCAGCCTCGTCGGTCCCCACCCCGTCCTCTCCCAAGCAGGGACTGTGCTTCAACAGCGCAGGCGTGTCCCACCAGCCCTGAGCCCTGTGTCCGCACAACACGGCATGTGGTCTGCGCTCTGCCTCTTACCCTATGCCTCTTAGCATAGCGATCCAGGGTGCGTGGCCCTGAGGCCTCCGCCCCCGACCCCCAGCGTGGCCCAGGCCAAGCCAGTTCCCTGAGCCCCCGGTCCCCTCCCCCAGTGTGGCCCGGGAGCCGGCGTCTGCGCACCGCCACATGGGTTACTGCCCTCAGTCGGATGCCATCTTCGAGCTGCTGACGGGCCGCCAGCACCTGGAGCTGTTCGCGCGCCTACGCGGTGTTCCCGAGACGCAGGTTGCCCAGGTGACCCCCCACCCCGGGTTCGCAGCCCCACCCTGGCCCTCCTTGGCCAGGCCCAGAGTCCAGGTCCCCTCCCCACCGTAAGGCGCCTGCTGCCCCCCAGCTCCTATACTCTGGAGAGTGGCACCCCGCAGGCTGTGTGCCCTGCTTCCTCTTCCAGCTGACTTTCCCAGCCTGCCCACTCTGGCCTTGACCCCACCTCCCACGGAGGGCTTCTGGTTTCTCTGCCTCTGGGTCAGGTCTGGTCCCTTCGTCCTCCTGGCTCCTCCCCTCTTACTTACCTTCCCCCCACCGTCTGCCAGCGCCTCCCAACGCTCACTGCCCCCTTCCAGTTCAGTGACCCCCCCATGCTCACCGCCCCTGTCCCGAGACCGTCTCCCACTCCGTCTGCCCCACAGACGGCGAGCCTGGGCCTGGAGCGCCTGGGGCTCCTGCAGTCCGCGGACCAACCTGCGGGCACCTACAGTGGAGGCAACAAGAGGAAGCTGGCCACAGCCGTGGCACTGGTGGGGGACCCCGCTGTGGTCTTTTTGGTGCGTGGGGGCgggcctggggcggggcctggggggaGGACTGGGACTCCGCTTATGGCatctccccctgcaccccccaaGGACGAGCCGACCACCGGCATGGACCCCAGCTCTCGGCGCTTTCTCTGGAACAGCCTCCTGGCCGTCGTGCGGGAGGGCCGCTCCGTGGTGCTTACGTCACACAGGTGGGTCCCGCTGGGGACGCTCCAGGCTGAGGGTCAAGATGGTGCAGgcccaggggagggaggtggaccCCGCGGTCAGAGCGCAGGGGCCGGGGAGATGGAGTGGCCTTGACCTTTGCGGGGAGGACGCCGACCACGGTGAGAGCCGACCGCTGGGACAGGGTGGTCTGGGCTGGAGGTGAGGTCCCGGCGGGGGGCGCAGGAGCTGACGGCGCGGGGCTCCTGGCAGCATGGAGGAGTGCGAGGCCCTGTGCACGCGCCTGGCCGTCATGGTGAACGGGCGGTTCCGCTGTCTGGGCAGCACGCAGCACCTCAAGAACAGGTGCGTGGGGCccggcgtggggggtgggggtgcaggcgGGGCCAGAGGAGCCCCCGACACGCGGCCGCGCGAAGCCCACTCGGCCCCCACGGACTGCGGGGGAGACGTGAACCAGGGAGCCCGGCAGGGCCCGCGCAggtgcggggcggggcggggggggtggtggaAGAGGGGGGTGCCAGGGGGCGGGGCCTGTGTGGGCGGGGCCAGGGGAGGAGTCTGTGCCTGGGCGCGgccctgggggggagggggtgcgggccGGGGGTCGGAAGGGGCCTGGGGACCGAGGCCGGTCCGGGGATGGGCGCGTGGCGGCGGCCGGCGGACTCTGAGCGCACGCAGCAGCCGCagacccgccccccaccccaggttcgGAGCCGGCCACACGCTGACCCTGCGGGTGCCCGCCGCCCGGTCCGAGTCGGCGCTGGCCCTCGTGGGGACCGCGTTCCCCGGGGCCGAGCTGCGCGAGGCGCACGGCAGCCGCCTGCGCTTCCAGCTGCCGCCGGGAGGGCGCTGCGCCCTGTCCCGCGTCTTCGGGGAGCTGGCGGCGCGCGGGGCGGAGCACGGCGTGGAGGACTTCTCCGTGAGCCAGACCACCTTAGAGGAGGTAGGAGGTGACCGCGGCGCCTGGATGGAGCTGGGGGGGTGCCGAGGGCCGGGCGCTGGGGCTGACCTCCCCTCCGGCCGCCCGCCCCTAGGTGTTCTTGAACTTCTCCAAGGACCAGGGGAATGAGGAGGACCACAGGCCGGAGGCCGGAGGCCGGAGGGGCCCTGCGCCACGCCCACAGCTTCCCGGACTCATCGCTGGATTCCTGGAGGACCCCAGCATGGCCGAGTCGGTCCTCTGAGCCCCCCTCATGGGAGGGGTCTGCGGGAGATGCTGGGAGGGCCGGGGTTTGGGGCGGGGACCCAGGCCCTCAGAGGACCCACTGCCCTGggggaaataaagagaatttgtGGCGTGAAACTGTGTCTGGGTGTCAGGCTGCAGGTGTCCCCAGCGGCGGCCCTCCTCCCGCCTCTggacacccccccgcccccgagggTGTGCACCCGAGTCTGGCCAGACCCCCAGCTCAGGTGAAAGCCTGTCTCAGGCTGGGCaccggggagggggggggtgtCTCACATGCATTCAGGGACTCCCTAAAAGCCTGGACGCCCACGTGGGTCTGGTGGCTCAGGGTGGTACCTAGGAGTGCCCGGTCATGAAGTGGGCATGAGGTCAAGGCTTGGGAATATTGGGCGGCTTGGAGGGGCCCAGCGCGGGTggcccagcctccagcctcccgACCAGGCCAGAAGACCgccccccagccctcacccccaaAGCCAGGCCCCAGAACAGTGAGTGGTGGGCAAAGGGCCCTCAAGGAGCTTCTCGGCTGCATCTGGGTGGCCCCGGGCCTAGAGAGCCAGCTGCGGGCCCCCGGGGCGGTGGTCTACGGACCCTGTGCCCTGGAGAGCTGCCCCTCCCAGCAGAGGTCAGTGGGGGGCTGTGTTAGGGAGGGTAGAGGGTTGGggtttggggatgggggtgggactCCAGAGGTGAGCAGAAGAatgggggagagcaggctctgACCAAGAGAGGAGGagattgtggggggaggggagccgcAGGtcgggggggggagtgggggggaccACCGCAGGTGGGGGGTCCCTGAGCACCCTGGGGCTGGCTCTTGCTGTTGAGTGGTGGCCGCAGGCATGATTCCCACAGTGCCTTGTCAGTGCTGCTGCCTGGCATGCCTGGGGTCTGGTCCCTGGACTGGGGGGGTCAGGGCTGGGGGGCGGTGGCCAGCTGTCCCCTGTGCCACCAGCTTGCCAGAGGTGGGGGACGGAGGGGGCTAGATAGCAGGTGTCCATGCCATGCCCAAGGTCTGAGAGAGCAGCTCTGGCTTGTCCTTTCCGTGGGCGAGCTTCCTGATGTCTGCACACCTGTCCGGGTCCCTACAGGTCATCACGCACTTGGTGGCACCTGGGCATGTCTGACAGAGGGTCTGTACCCCTGCAGTCTCCCCCGTGTGCCCCCTCCCGCCCATGCGCCTGGGAGCCAGGGCCAGCACCTGCACAGAGCTCCTGAGAGccgaagctgggggtggggccctgGTGGTTCCCCACCCAGATGGGACCCCACCTTCAAGCCCGCTGTGTGGAGGGGCAGACGGAGGCCTGGGAGGGTTGGGGGCAGGTCTGCGTCACTAGTCGCCGGCACAGCCTCCCTCCGGAGGCCTTTTCCTGTGGGGGGGAGGGCCCGCCAATGAGGGCCGGGCCTGTCACGTGGGCCtgacagctggggagggggtggccggCGACAATGTGGACCTGAGGCAGCCACTGTTGAGAGCCACAGGCTTGAGACCCCCAGCCTGCCGGACCCCAGCCTGCCCGTCGCAGGCCACCAGCCCGGGGCCCCACCATGTTCTCCAGGAAGAAGCGGGAGCTCATGAAAACCCCTTCCATCTCAAAAAAGAACCGGGCGGGAAGCCCCAGCCCACAGCCCTTGGGGGTGAGTGAGCCTCTCCGTGGACTGCAGAGCGGGCGGGACCTTAGGGGCCCAGGGCCGGGCGGCTCCATGCTGGGCCGGCGACGGGGGGCTCCCACCAGCTACAGCCCCTACCGGGCTGGACAGCACGGGCCACGCAGGACAGGTTGGGACCCTGGCGTTCAGCTCACGGTAGGAGCCCTTTGGGCTGCCCACCGCACCCCTCCGCCTGGATCAGGGCTGGCTGTGGGGCtgaggggggaggtgggagggggctggggagggggcggccgtGGGTCTGGGACCACAGGGTGGTGGTCAGGGAGTCTGGGGGCAGCGGCGCGTTCTGAGGTGAGAGCTAGAGCGTGGCCATGGGGCCAAGGTCTCTAGGGCTGCTGGGCACGAAATAGGCGCCTTGGGTGGAGGGCCTGGGGGGCCTCTCTGGGGTCTGGCGGGCTACAATGTTAGGGGCTATCTACCTGGGGGCTATAAGCCTGGGGGCCTCTGTGGAACTTGGGGGTCCACAGGACTCTTAGGCATACAGGAATCGACAAAGGTGTCTTCAGCAGGGATTCAGGGTGTCTGCGGCAGCCTGGAGGGGGCTGCAGAGGCTGAGGACCCCCTTTGGACCGCCCTACTCCACCAGGAAGtggggtgcccctcccccaccctcacagGCCCCACCCCTGGCTGTGGTTTGGGCAGAGACCGTTGTTTGTGAAAGCTGGGGGAAGAGGATGTTGGGTAACAGGTGTGGGCGGGGCAGGGCACCAAATCTCGGCCCTCCGACCTCTGGCCTTTGATCCTCATGGGGTCAGGCCGGAGACCCTCCAGAGTCCCCACTTCAtttttggggaaactgaggcagtgcCTGGGCTGGAACCCCTGGTCACCAGCTTGCCCCACCCTCCCAGGAGCTGCCCAGGAAAGACGGGCCTGACACAGTGTCCCTTGGACCCAGCCTGGAGCCGCCAAGTGCAGCCTCGAACGCCAAGGCCACGGGCACCCTCAAACGACCCACCAGCCTGAGTCGCCATGCCAGCGCTGCTGGCTTCCCGCTGCCTGGCGCCAGCTCCTGGACGCTGGGTCGGGGCCACCGCAGCCCACTGGCCGCAGCCGGCCCCGCCGAGCCTCCCGTCGAGGGTCCCTGCCCTGACACTGGCGAGATCTCTCACCTGCTGGCCGACGTGGGCCGCTTTGCCAAGGCTCTTGAGAAGCTCAAGGAGTGTGTCCTGAGGGACGGTGAGCGGCCGCAGGGGCACTGAGGCCTGGGCGGAAGGCGGAGCTGGACACAGATACCTCAAAGCCTGCGGGCTCCGGGCggggtggagagaggagggcCAGTCTCCGAAGGCTCTGCATTGCCACCGGGGCCCTGAGGGATGCGTAGGAGTCCGGAGGCCACAGGCAGAGAAAGGCTTGGAGGCGGAGGGACCATCCCCTGGACAGGCTCGGGAACCCAAAATGGAGATGCCTTCGGGGGAACAAGCTTTGGGGCGCCGCTGGCGTAGGAAGTGCATGAGGCTGGAGGCGTGGAGAAGAGCAGCTACTCTTCTCCCGCGGGCCGCGGGTAGCCACAGAGAATGCTAGAGCAGAGGTGGGGCGGGTTGGAGCCATGGGGCCTGGCTGGAGAGGGCTCCTGCAGGGGCAAGGGGCGGGACTGGCACGGGAGCCGCAGGCCTGAGCTGTCTGCTGGGATGCGGTTCCGTTTTCTCCTCCATGTGGCGCTGACAGCCCAGCTTCCTGCCGAGTTATTTTCATCTGCTTCCTGTTTGTCCCTGGCACCTCGTGGCTGCAGCCCGCTCCTCCCCGAGAAACCGCACGGCCGGGACCAGGCCTGGCGCTGACCCGCTCCTGCTCCCCCCGGGCCCCGCTCTGTGGATCTGCAAACTGAGGCCTCCGTGGGGCCCTGACCCCTGGCTCTCCTGGCCCGACGAGGGGCCAGAGCTGGGGTCTGACTTCAGCCTCCTCATGGCCTCTCCAGAGGCCTGGCCCtgctgggtgggaggtgggagcccCCAGGGTTATCTGGTGGGGCGGGGGCCAGAGCGGCTTCCTGGGGAAACTCTCTAATCTCAGTTCCTTTCCGATCCCTGCGCTTCCTTGGAGGCCAGGACTGGGCGGGGCTGCGCCCGAGGGCGAAGTGCCGGAGGCTGGGCCGGGCCGCCGGCCCCTTCCACCCGCTTGGGGCCGCCTGGAGAGGCTGTGGGCTGAGTCCCGCGCTTCTAACCCTGGGCTCAGGTGTCTCATCTGTGCAGTGGGGCCCCCATGGGGCCTGTGGGGTGGCTGGCTGTGGCCGAGGATCTCAGCACACTGTGACGGTGACAGAACGGGGAGTCCCCAGGTCAGGGACAGTGCAGGGCCCACCCACCCGGCTGGGAGCaccggggctggggcgggggcagggaaggggcgtGGCCCCGCCTTCCCTGGATCCTGCAGGAGCCTGAGGGGCTAGAGCTCCCCCtggtctcccccccccccgccccgcgtgGGGACCTTCAGTGGGGGTCGTGGGTGCCAGAAAGGACAGCACCGTCCATCCGGCATGGTGTGGAGGGGACGCGGGTGTCGGGGCTGCCCTCCCAGCGGGCCGCCAGGCCTCCTGGGTCCCTGTCTGCAGTCCACACATTCCTGTGGTTTTGCTCCTACCAAGCGGCCGTGTTTTGTGCACAGGGCTTTGCCTGCACACACCGCTTTTTTCTCATGAAGACGGTctacagggaagggagggggcgggCTGGCTCACTCCGTGGAGTGTGCAAGTCCAGATCCCCGTGTTGTGAGTGACTGCTCGTGGAGGCTGTCTAAGGTCGCATTCCGAGACACAGATCTGACCCTGACGCCATTTGACTCTAGCACCTTCTGTGACTCCCCACTGCCCTCAAGACGAAGCCAAGCAGGGCCTTCCTGTCTGGGCTTCTCACGCCTTCGAAGCCGGCGTGCGTGGAAAAGCTTCATCTTTGAGAAACGACTTcccttttctgtgcctcagtttccccatctgcaaaatgagggaGGAATAGATAATGGCTGGAGGGCCGGACAGAACCTTGAGCCGCCCTGAGAGGCTGTGGCAGGAAAGTGGCCTggggggctgcctggaggaggtgggtaCCGGGGCTGCAACTTGAAGGTCAAGCAGGAGCTTGCTCTCTGGGAGGACATGAAAAGTGTCCTGAGCACAGGGACTGCCGAAACCACGGTCTGCCCCTCACGGACTGGCCAGCAGCCCAGAGAGGCCCGGAGTGGGCTTTGGGCAGCCGCCGTCTCCCGTCTGGGGTCAGGAGCTCTGAGGCAGCGGCAAGCCGGCTTTCCCGGGGGGGCCAGGCGTGCGCCCCCGCTCACACCAGCTCTGCCCCACAGACCTCCTGGAGGCCCGCCGGCCCCTGGCCCACGAGTACCTGGGCGACGCCCTTCGTGTGATGCGCCAGATCATTTCCAGGTACCCGCTGCTGAACACCGTGGAGTCACTGACTGCCGCCGGCACCCTCATTGCCAAGATCAGAGGTCagccagccccaggcagggcagggagggctctgggggcacttgggagggcttcctggaggaagggacatTTGAAGTGTGTTTTGAAGGGTGCGTGGCAGTTTGACAGGCACGGTTGCTCTCGTGCTGCCCCTGGGCCAAGGGCTGCCTTCCGCCAGTCGTAGGCAGGGGTGGGTGCGTCCGGGCCTGGGCCAGCCACCCTCACCCTTGTCTCTGCCCACCAGCCTTCCATTATGAGAGCAACCAGGAGTGCGACAAGGAGGAGTTTGAGAAGGCCCTGGAGACCATCGCTCTCTCCTTCAGTAACACGTGAGTGCCGCGGGGCCTGTGGAGCGGGACTGGGTGCGTGGGGCCGCTGGTCTCTGGGTGCtgaccctgccctgccctgcagcGTGTCTGAGTTCCTCATGGGGGAAGCGGACAGCAGCACTCTCCTGTCAGTGCCCCCTGGGGACCCCATCCAGGTGAGCAGGGGCGACCTGGATGCTGCATGGGGCCTggccggtgggggggggcacTCCTGTGTTCTCcgcccagggtgggggtggggcagtggctGTCTCCTCTGTCCAGGGTCAGTGGGGGGCAGTGGCTGTCTCCCCTGTCTAGGGTGGGGGGGCCAGTGGCTGTCTCCTGCGGGGGGTGcgtgggacagagccctgcccGGGGCCCGCCCACGGTGTCCCTCCTTCGCAGACCATGGAGAACCTGTACAGCCCCGGCAGCGAGGGCACCGCCCCCAGCGCGGACGACTGCGAAGCCAGTGAGCATCCTTCGAGGGGCCAATGGGCAGGCGCCCGCATGTCGGGCCGAGGGCGGGCGGGAGGGCTGGGGGCGCCGGGCTGCGCTCAGCAGGTGCCCCGCAGGCTGCCTGGCCCCGGAGGAGGTGGACATGCTGCTGCAGCGCTGCGAGGGGGGCGTGGACGCCGCGCTGCACTACGCCAAGAACATGGCCAAGTACATGAAGGACCTCATTGGCTACGTGGAAAAGCGGACGGCGCTGGGTAGGCGCGGCGGGCGGGCTGCGGTGGGGGCCGACCCcgcggccccgcggccccgcgctCACTCCGCTCCCCCCGCAGAGATGGACTTCGCCAAAGGCGTGCAGAAGATCGTGCACAACTGCAGGCAGAGTTTCATGCAGCAGGTGCGGTCCCCGGCCGCGGGGGTGTctcagccccgcccccccccccccgggcggCCAGAGGGGTGGGGTCTCCCAGCGGCTCCGGCTCCGAGGGTGCAGACCCCGGCGGAGGAGGCCGGGGAGGCGGGGCCGGGAGGCTGCATAGCCCCGCCCCCGtgacctctgccctcccctcccagccGCACATGCCGCTCCTGTCCATCTACTCCCTGGCCCTGGAGCAGGACCTGGAGTTCGGCCACAGCATGGCGCAGGCGGTGGGCACGCTGCAGAGCCAGACCCTCACGCAGGTGCacgggcgggcgggggggggggtggtgcgggtggggggggctgtgccagggcctccccctgctcacggCCTGTCCCCGCAGCCCCTGAACCTCAGGCGGCTGGAGCACGAGAAGCGCAGGAAGGAGATCAAGGAGTCGTGGCACCGCGCCCAGAGGAAGCTGGtacgcggggggtgggggtgggatgggggatgggggggctgGCGCTGGGGTCTCCTGCCCCCGCTGGGGGCTGACCCTAACCCTCGGACGCCAGGCCCGCCACCCCCGGCTGTGCGGGCAGGAGGGGGAAGACCTGCATgggcgggggcgggcaggggaCCGAGGCGCCCCAGGTCTAGGGCAAGTCTCTTCCCCGTGGTTGGGTCAGACGTTTCCGAAGCTACTGGCATCTCGCAGCTCGCTGACAGGGCCCGcagctcccacccccagctccttccGGCGCTGCCAGCAAACGGCCTCCCCTTCTGGGCCCTCCGCAAGGGCTCACTCTCGGGCTCTGGGCCTTTTTCCACCGCACTCCCCCCCCACCAGCTGCACCCTCGTCCCTGTCACCTGTCACGGCTGTGGAGGCCGCTTGGCTCCTTTCCCTAGGTCCCCCCGGCGGGCCGTCTGGGCACTGCGGGGGCTCTTGGCGTTCCAGGTTGTAGGGCCGAGACCTCCGAGACCTCCAGGGCCGCTCTGCGGGCCTGCAGCCGGGCCGGTGTGTCCCGCGGGCGCCCAGAGCGGGCGCCGGGGAGGGTGTGCGCAGCGAGCCTGTCTTCCTGCCGGCCCTCTCTTCCGAAATTGCTCACTTTGGACAAAGGCCCAGTTCTTCTTGATTTGCCGGAGCTCTTGCCATATTAGAGGACTCAGCCCTCGCTGGTGTGAGCTACAGACCCCCCACCTGCTTTGCTGTCCCGACGGGATTTTACCTGTTTCTCTGGGCAGAAGACTGAGTGTCAGCACTTGTCTTTCCTCACGTGGTTCCTGGGTTCCGTGTTGCGCGTGGAGGGTCGTCCTCAGGACTTCGCGTGGGTGCTGCTGGCGTTCGCGTGGCGGGCTCTGATGCTGCAGGCTGCGCAGTGTGGCCCCCAGAAGGCCACCCGAGCGCTCTTCCTGCCAACCCGAGGGTGCCTGGCTTCCTGCCGGGCCGGCCTCGCTGTTCTCCTGTGCATGAGGGGAAGTGAGAGACGGGGGCGCCCGCCACTCTGACGGGGCCTCAGCGGTCGCAGAGCTCGCGTCCCGGCTTTGGGGGCTGAACGGGTCCTCCCAGGGACCCGTTGCAGGCGTCCCCTCCGGTTCTCCTGCCGTCCGCTCTGGGGCAGGGCCTCGGTCGGTGCGGCCGTGCCGCGGGCTGTGGGCACGTCGGGGGGCTTAGGGGGCCGGTCGGGGAGAGAAGCCGGGGGACCGGGCCCAGCTGGAGGACGGCTCTGGACGGCGCCCTCGCCCCCACACCCACAGCAAGAGGCGGAGTCAAACCTGCGCAAGGCCAAGCAGGGCTACACACAGCGCTGCGAGGACCACGGCAAGGCCCACTTCCTGGCGGTCAAGGCCGAGGAGGAGCAGGCCGTCACCGGGCCCGGGGCCGCCGCCTCCAAGACCCTGGACAAGCGGCGgcgcctggaggaggaggctaAGAACAAGGTGAGCGCGGACGGGCAGCGGGCAGCGGGGGCCGATCCCGCGGGCGCAGCTCCCGACAGGGGCGGGGGCACCCCGCAGGAGCGCCGACCCGCCCTTCTCTGCTCCCGGGGCGTCCAAGGTCTGAACCCGGCTGAGGGCTGTGTGCGCGCCCCCCGGCCCCCATCCAGGCCGAGGAAGCCATGGCCACCTACCGGACGTGTGTGGCCGATGCCAAGACGCAGAAGCAGGAGCTGGAGGACACCAAGGTGACGGTGCTGCGGCAGATCCAGGAGGTCATCCGCCAGAGTGACCAGACCATCAAGTCGGTGCGCACCGTGTCCCGCGCTCCAGCCGGCGTTGGGGGGGTCGGAGGCGCAGCCAGTGGGGCTCACGCCGGCACCCCGTCGCCCGCAGGCCACCATCTCCTACTACCAGATGCTGCACATGCAGACGGCCTCGCTGCCCGTGCACTTCCAGATGCTGTGCGAGAGCAGCAAGCTGTACGACCCGGGGCAGCAGTACGCCTCCTACGTGGGCCAGCTGCAGCGGGACGAGGAGCCCGACGTGCGCTACGACTTCGAGCCCCACGTCTCCGCCAATGCCTGGTACAGCCGCCTGCACGCACCTGGGGCCGCGGGACTCCCCCCACACTGAGATGGGGCTGGGTGCGCTGACGCTCCCGGGGTCCCTGTCCTGTCCCCCTAGGTCCCCGGTCATGCGCACCCGTAAGGGGAGCCTTGCCAGTGATGCCACGGGGGCAGAGGCCACCGGCAGCCCTGAGGAGGAAGGTGGATCCGGCAATGGCACACCTGCCAAGGAACACAGGGGTGAGGGCCCGGTGGGGGTGGCGAGTGGGCGCGGCCTCTCTAGAGCCCCTCAGTCCCCGCTGAACACCCCTCCTGCAGGTGGGCGTGGACACCAGGTGCACAAGTCGTGGCCCACCACCGTGTCAGACTCAGAGGGCAGCCTGGACCCCAGCCCTGGCTCAGGTGAGGGGGCATGGCTACCTGGAGGCTGGCCTGGGTGTGGGGCGGCGGACTCATCGTGCGGGCAGAGCCGTGAGCTGGCTCTGGGGAGGGTCCGGCTGACCCGTGCCCGGCACCTGTGGGCCTGGGCTGCCTGACGCCCGTTTCCTGCTCAGGGGACTTTAAGAAGTTGGAGCGGATGTCGTCCAGCGGCACCATGTCGTCCAGCGAGGAGCTGGTGGACCAGGAGGGCAGCGCAGGGCCGTCAGCCtttgagc from Mustela erminea isolate mMusErm1 chromosome 1, mMusErm1.Pri, whole genome shotgun sequence harbors:
- the ARHGAP45 gene encoding rho GTPase-activating protein 45 isoform X1, translated to MLGRRRGAPTSYSPYRAGQHGPRRTGWDPGVQLTELPRKDGPDTVSLGPSLEPPSAASNAKATGTLKRPTSLSRHASAAGFPLPGASSWTLGRGHRSPLAAAGPAEPPVEGPCPDTGEISHLLADVGRFAKALEKLKECVLRDDLLEARRPLAHEYLGDALRVMRQIISRYPLLNTVESLTAAGTLIAKIRAFHYESNQECDKEEFEKALETIALSFSNTVSEFLMGEADSSTLLSVPPGDPIQTMENLYSPGSEGTAPSADDCEASCLAPEEVDMLLQRCEGGVDAALHYAKNMAKYMKDLIGYVEKRTALEMDFAKGVQKIVHNCRQSFMQQPHMPLLSIYSLALEQDLEFGHSMAQAVGTLQSQTLTQPLNLRRLEHEKRRKEIKESWHRAQRKLQEAESNLRKAKQGYTQRCEDHGKAHFLAVKAEEEQAVTGPGAAASKTLDKRRRLEEEAKNKAEEAMATYRTCVADAKTQKQELEDTKVTVLRQIQEVIRQSDQTIKSATISYYQMLHMQTASLPVHFQMLCESSKLYDPGQQYASYVGQLQRDEEPDVRYDFEPHVSANAWSPVMRTRKGSLASDATGAEATGSPEEEGGSGNGTPAKEHRGEGPVGVASGRGLSRAPQSPLNTPPAGGRGHQVHKSWPTTVSDSEGSLDPSPGSGDFKKLERMSSSGTMSSSEELVDQEGSAGPSAFEQADLNGMAPELPVAVPSGPFRNVGLSKAARTHRLRKLRTPAKCRECNSYVYFQGAECEECCLACHKKCLDTLAIQCGHKKLQGRLQLFGQDFSKAARGAPDGIPFIVKKCVCEIEQRALHTKGIYRLNGVKTRVEKLCQAFETGQELVELSQASPHDISNVLKLYLRQLPEPILSFRLYHELVGLAKDSLKAEAEAKVASRGRADPAETEAAAVAMAGRLRELLQDLPPENRATLTYLLRHLRRIVAVEQDNKMTPGNLGIVFGPTLLRPRPTEATVSLSSLVDYPHQARIVETLITHYGLIFEEEPEEVPGGQLKDSSDAAQAEAEVQAPYPEGSVGATVPLQEVADGGPESRVASNDSDSEVEEASELLSPADRGHRLSFQEKQGSEASTEVAQGSRSGSEEQLGAGARHSDGGGLAQQLAEFNANQCNNVAKVPLPAMGLRGARLEAGTGPGRQPECV
- the ARHGAP45 gene encoding rho GTPase-activating protein 45 isoform X3 produces the protein MLGRRRGAPTSYSPYRAGQHGPRRTGWDPGVQLTELPRKDGPDTVSLGPSLEPPSAASNAKATGTLKRPTSLSRHASAAGFPLPGASSWTLGRGHRSPLAAAGPAEPPVEGPCPDTGEISHLLADVGRFAKALEKLKECVLRDDLLEARRPLAHEYLGDALRVMRQIISRYPLLNTVESLTAAGTLIAKIRAFHYESNQECDKEEFEKALETIALSFSNTVSEFLMGEADSSTLLSVPPGDPIQTMENLYSPGSEGTAPSADDCEASCLAPEEVDMLLQRCEGGVDAALHYAKNMAKYMKDLIGYVEKRTALEMDFAKGVQKIVHNCRQSFMQQPHMPLLSIYSLALEQDLEFGHSMAQAVGTLQSQTLTQPLNLRRLEHEKRRKEIKESWHRAQRKLQEAESNLRKAKQGYTQRCEDHGKAHFLAVKAEEEQAVTGPGAAASKTLDKRRRLEEEAKNKAEEAMATYRTCVADAKTQKQELEDTKVTVLRQIQEVIRQSDQTIKSATISYYQMLHMQTASLPVHFQMLCESSKLYDPGQQYASYVGQLQRDEEPDVRYDFEPHVSANAWSPVMRTRKGSLASDATGAEATGSPEEEGGSGNGTPAKEHRGEGPVGVASGRGLSRAPQSPLNTPPAGGRGHQVHKSWPTTVSDSEGSLDPSPGSGDFKKLERMSSSGTMSSSEELVDQEGSAGPSAFEQADLNGMAPELPVAVPSGPFRNVGLSKAARTHRLRKLRTPAKCRECNSYVYFQGAECEECCLACHKKCLDTLAIQCGHKKLQGRLQLFGQDFSKAARGAPDGIPFIVKKCVCEIEQRALHTKGIYRLNGVKTRVEKLCQAFETGQELVELSQASPHDISNVLKLYLRQLPEPILSFRLYHELVGLAKDSLKAEAEAKVASRGRADPAETEAAAVAMAGRLRELLQDLPPENRATLTYLLRHLRRIVAVEQDNKMTPGNLGIVFGPTLLRPRPTEATVSLSSLVDYPHQARIVETLITHYGLIFEEEPEEDSSDAAQAEAEVQAPYPEGSVGATVPLQEVADGGPESRVASNDSDSEVEEASELLSPADRGHRLSFQEKQGSEASTEVAQGSRSGSEEQLGAGARHSDGGGLAQQLAEFNANQCNNVAKVPLPAMGLRGARLEAGTGPGRQPECV